From Dryobates pubescens isolate bDryPub1 chromosome 22, bDryPub1.pri, whole genome shotgun sequence, the proteins below share one genomic window:
- the C22H11orf58 gene encoding small acidic protein, with amino-acid sequence MSSARESQGHHGHKRAASPDGSSSWEAADLGNEERKQKFLRLMGAGKKEHTGRLVIGDHRSTSHFRTGEEDKKMNEELESQYQQSMDSTMSGRNRRHCGLGFSEFQESEEQDEAAGHSSDESSEDSESGSESEQEESAEELQTAEKHDEAEVPENKKEAKSNYKMMFVKASGS; translated from the exons ATGAGCTCGGCCAGGGAGTCCCAGGGCCACCACGGCCACAAGCGAGCGGCCTCCCCCGAT ggctccagcagctgggaggcgGCGGACCTCGGCAACGAGGAGCGTAAGCAGAAGTTCCTGCGGCTGATGGGCGCTGGGAAG AAAGAACATACTGGCCGCCTTGTTATCGGAGACCACAGATCAACCTCTCACTTCAGGACAG GGGAAGAAGACAAGAAAATGAACGAAGAACTGGAGTCTCAGTACCAACAAAGCATGGACAGCACCATGTCTGGACGAAACCGGCGCCATTGTGGACTTGGTTTCAGTGAG TTTCAGGAAAGTGAAGAACAAGACGAGGCTGCTGGACACTCCTCTGACGAGAGTTCAGAAGACTCTGAAAGTGGCTCTGAGTCAGAGCAAGAAgagtctgcagaggagctgcaaacTGCTGAAAAGCATGATGAAGCTGAGgttccagaaaacaaaaaagaagctaAAAGCAACTATAAAATGATGTTTGTTAAAGCCAGTGGTTCATAA